The following are encoded in a window of Syngnathoides biaculeatus isolate LvHL_M chromosome 3, ASM1980259v1, whole genome shotgun sequence genomic DNA:
- the LOC133498261 gene encoding gastrula zinc finger protein XlCGF17.1-like isoform X2 gives MLPFNCVIVKIEGDDEKKESDADHCGKSQVDSFLAPLSDSDNTTTHSPDTDHERYNVDVTCHTEDKRWQCSQCGKTFDAKYTLKVHMRTHTGEKPFSCSVCNLSFSVRSSLVNHTRTHTGEKRYTCSVCGKRFAQKGQLTTHTRIHTGEKPYVCSVCNLNFSLRSSLVKHMRIHTGEKPYACSVCNLSFSIRSGLVRHSRTHTGEKPFACSLCGKRFTIKGSLITHTRTHTGEKPFACPICHLSFIDHSGLLQHKRTHTGEKPFACSICGKTFSLKGNLTTHTRTHTGEKPFACSVCVLSFTDRSGLLKHMRTHTGEKEFSCSLCGQRFSQRGTMTRHYKRHTGEKPFSCSVCDKRFYDKYEIKKHKCAMANKAEVSDAAGL, from the coding sequence ATGTTGCCCTTTAACTGTGTCATTGTGAAGATTGAAggtgatgatgaaaaaaaagaaagtgatgCTGACCACTGTGGAAAATCGCAAGTAGACAGCTTCTTAGCTCCTTTATCAGATAGTGACAACACAACGACCCACTCTCCTGACACTGATCATGAACGCTATAACGTTGATGTGACATGTCACACTGAAGACAAACGCTGGCAATGTTCTCAGTGTGGGAAAACCTTTGATGCCAAGTATACTTTAAAAGtacacatgagaacacacactggtgagaaacctttttcttgcTCTGTCTGCAACTTAAGTTTCAGTGTTCGTTCGTCATTGGTTAATCACacgagaacacacactggggagaaaaGGTACACCTGCTCAGTCTGCGGTAAGAGATTTGCTCAGAAGGGACAATTGACGacacacacaagaatacacacaggcgagAAACCTTATGTCTGCTCTGTCTGCAACTTAAATTTCAGTCTTCGTTCATCATTAGTTAAGCACATGCGAATacacacaggagagaaaccTTACGCCTGCTCAGTCTGCAATCTAAGTTTCAGTATTCGTTCAGGTTTGGTTCGCCActcaagaacacacacaggtgagaaaccttttgcctgttcATTGTGTGGGAAAAGATTCACTATAAAAGGAAGCTTaataacacacacaagaacacacaccggagagaaaccaTTTGCCTGCCCAATCTGCCACTTAAGTTTCATTGACCATTCAGGATTGCTTCAGCACAAGAGAActcacactggagagaaaccttttgcctgctcaatttgtggcaAAACATTCTCTTTAAAGGGAAATTtaacaacacacacaagaacacacactggagaaaagccGTTTGCCTGCTCAGTCTGTGTGTTAAGTTTCACTGATCGCTCAGGCCTGTTAAaacacatgagaacacacactggggagaaagAGTTTTCTTGCTCATTGTGTGGTCAACGATTCTCTCAAAGAGGCACCATGACAAGGCACTATAAAagacacactggtgagaaaccattCAGTTGTAGTGTGTGTGACAAAAGATTCTATGATAAGTATGAGATTAAGAAACACAAGTGTGCTATGGCGAATAAAGCAGAAGTCAGTGATGCAGCAGGACTTTAA
- the LOC133498261 gene encoding gastrula zinc finger protein XlCGF57.1-like isoform X1 codes for MCAKDVKEYYEEELCRTKEENERQRQLLDPLFKTPRDFLPGADISRDFHVEEHEQETSHLKEEEEEPEAPDPLSEQEKEQPLYIKEEEEEAEITMLPFNCVIVKIEGDDEKKESDADHCGKSQVDSFLAPLSDSDNTTTHSPDTDHERYNVDVTCHTEDKRWQCSQCGKTFDAKYTLKVHMRTHTGEKPFSCSVCNLSFSVRSSLVNHTRTHTGEKRYTCSVCGKRFAQKGQLTTHTRIHTGEKPYVCSVCNLNFSLRSSLVKHMRIHTGEKPYACSVCNLSFSIRSGLVRHSRTHTGEKPFACSLCGKRFTIKGSLITHTRTHTGEKPFACPICHLSFIDHSGLLQHKRTHTGEKPFACSICGKTFSLKGNLTTHTRTHTGEKPFACSVCVLSFTDRSGLLKHMRTHTGEKEFSCSLCGQRFSQRGTMTRHYKRHTGEKPFSCSVCDKRFYDKYEIKKHKCAMANKAEVSDAAGL; via the exons ATGTGCGCAAAAGACGTGAAAGAGTATTACGAGGAGGAACTTTGTCGAACCAAAGAGGAGAACGAGCGACAACGTCAACTTCTGGACCCTCTTTTCAAGACGCCTCGAGACTTTTTACCCGGTGCAG ACATCAGTCGAGATTTTCATGTTGAGGAGCATGAGCAAGAGACCTCCCACttaaaagaggaagaggaggagccaGAGGCCCCTGACCCATTGTCAGAGCAGGAGAAGGAACAGCCCCTGTATattaaagaagaagaggaagaggccgAGATCACCATGTTGCCCTTTAACTGTGTCATTGTGAAGATTGAAggtgatgatgaaaaaaaagaaagtgatgCTGACCACTGTGGAAAATCGCAAGTAGACAGCTTCTTAGCTCCTTTATCAGATAGTGACAACACAACGACCCACTCTCCTGACACTGATCATGAACGCTATAACGTTGATGTGACATGTCACACTGAAGACAAACGCTGGCAATGTTCTCAGTGTGGGAAAACCTTTGATGCCAAGTATACTTTAAAAGtacacatgagaacacacactggtgagaaacctttttcttgcTCTGTCTGCAACTTAAGTTTCAGTGTTCGTTCGTCATTGGTTAATCACacgagaacacacactggggagaaaaGGTACACCTGCTCAGTCTGCGGTAAGAGATTTGCTCAGAAGGGACAATTGACGacacacacaagaatacacacaggcgagAAACCTTATGTCTGCTCTGTCTGCAACTTAAATTTCAGTCTTCGTTCATCATTAGTTAAGCACATGCGAATacacacaggagagaaaccTTACGCCTGCTCAGTCTGCAATCTAAGTTTCAGTATTCGTTCAGGTTTGGTTCGCCActcaagaacacacacaggtgagaaaccttttgcctgttcATTGTGTGGGAAAAGATTCACTATAAAAGGAAGCTTaataacacacacaagaacacacaccggagagaaaccaTTTGCCTGCCCAATCTGCCACTTAAGTTTCATTGACCATTCAGGATTGCTTCAGCACAAGAGAActcacactggagagaaaccttttgcctgctcaatttgtggcaAAACATTCTCTTTAAAGGGAAATTtaacaacacacacaagaacacacactggagaaaagccGTTTGCCTGCTCAGTCTGTGTGTTAAGTTTCACTGATCGCTCAGGCCTGTTAAaacacatgagaacacacactggggagaaagAGTTTTCTTGCTCATTGTGTGGTCAACGATTCTCTCAAAGAGGCACCATGACAAGGCACTATAAAagacacactggtgagaaaccattCAGTTGTAGTGTGTGTGACAAAAGATTCTATGATAAGTATGAGATTAAGAAACACAAGTGTGCTATGGCGAATAAAGCAGAAGTCAGTGATGCAGCAGGACTTTAA
- the LOC133498262 gene encoding gastrula zinc finger protein XlCGF57.1-like isoform X1: MCKVDMLRELLNQRLSAAVEEILVAFKGTIAEYEEELSRAKQENERQRQLLEDVFKKPREEFQGADVSKDLHQEWQEPELSHIKVEEEPKYPQVKEEDNNITNFQFTHVPVKCEEDGNKGSTVKNGEAKLPSGTSSRYIPTESDGDHCGGSTAGSLRAVLLGSEDSVSNSPDTDEEHSKGDMKCHADKKKLKCSQCGKTFAARHNLNQHMRTHTGEKPFACSLCALSFTDSSGFVEHTGTHSGEKPFVCSVCGKRFTQKGSLIKHTRTHTGDKPFTCSVCNISFGNRSSLRTHARIHTGEKPYVCSVCGKGFSVKGNLRSHTRTHTGEKPFTCSVCNISFRYRTGLIQHTRTHTGERPFCCLVCGQRFSQKQNLTSHTRIHTGERPFSCSVCDKKFYVKYHVKRHKCAGGKSSKT, translated from the exons atgtgtaaaGTAGACATGCTGAGAGAGTTGCTGAATCAGCGACTGAGTGCGGCCGTGGAAGAAATATTGGTCGCGTTTAAAGGGACGATTGCAGAGTACGAGGAGGAACTTTCTCGAGCAAAACAGGAGAACGAGCGACAGCGTCAACTACTGGAGGATGTTTTCAAGAAGCCTCGAGAGGAATTCCAAGGAGCAG ATGTCAGTAAAGATCTTCACCAAGAGTGGCAGGAGCCGGAGCTTTCCCACATTAAAGTGGAAGAGGAGCCAAAGTACCCCCAAGTCAAAGAGGAAGACAATAATATCACCAATTTCCAGTTTACCCATGTCCCTGTAAAGTGTGAAGAGGACGGAAATAAAGGATCAACTGTAAAGAATGGAGAAGCAAAACTACCGAGCGGCACTTCAAGTCGATACATCCCAACTGAAAGTGATGGAGACCACTGCGGAGGATCCACAGCAGGCAGCCTCCGAGCTGTACTATTAGGTAGTGAGGATAGTGTGTCAAACAGTCCTGATACTGATGAGGAACACTCAAAAGGCGATATGAAATGTCacgctgacaaaaaaaagttgaagtgTTCTCAGTGTGGGAAAACCTTTGCTGCCAGGCATAATTTGAACCAGCATATGAGAACACAtacaggagaaaaaccttttgcctgctcgcTCTGCGCCTTAAGTTTTACTGATAGCTCAGGATTTGTTGAACACACAGGAACACACAGtggggagaaaccttttgtgtgctcagtttgtggtaaaagattcacACAAAAGGGAAGTTTAATCAagcacacaagaacgcacactggggATAAACCTTTCACCTGCTCTGTCTGTAATATAAGTTTTGGTAATCGTTCGAGTTTAAGAACACACGCACGGAtacacactggggagaaaccttatgtctgctcagtttgcggtaaAGGGTTCTCCGTAAAAGGAAATTTAAGATCGCACACTAgaacacacacgggagaaaaaccttttactTGCTCAGTCTGTAACATAAGCTTTAGGTATCGTACAGGATTGATtcaacacacaagaacacacactggtgagagaCCATTTTGCTGCCTTGTCTGCGGGCAAAGGTTTTCTCAAAAGcagaatttaacatcacatacaagaatacacactggcGAGAGACCATTCAGTTGCAGTGTTTGTGACAAAAAGTTCTACGTTAAGTATCATGTTAAAAGACATAAGTGTGCTGGGGGAAAGAGCAGCAAGACCTAA